One genomic segment of Panicum virgatum strain AP13 chromosome 2N, P.virgatum_v5, whole genome shotgun sequence includes these proteins:
- the LOC120659730 gene encoding zinc transporter 8-like, whose product MRPPRAVLVLAAAAALLLLLLAPAARADGGGGGCGADGAGAPGDRARARALKIAAFFSILVCGALGCCLPVLGRRVPALRADGDVFFLVKAFAAGVILATGFIHILPDAFEKLTSECLPAGGPWKDFPFAGFGAMVGAIGTLVVDTVATGYFTRLHFKDSATAAAAAVGDEEKQQQQQQATAAAPHAGGSDDREGHVHMHTHATHGHAHGSTALVAAVGGGEGDKEHALRHRVIAQVLELGIVVHSVIIGISLGASEEPSTIKPLVVALSFHQMFEGMGLGGCIVQAKFKLRSIVTMVLFFCLTTPVGILVGIGISSVYNENSPTALIVEGILNSVAAGILVYMALVDLLAEDFMNPKVQSRGKLQLGINVSMLVGAGLMSMLAKWA is encoded by the exons ATGAGGCCACCGCGCGCCGtgctcgtcctcgccgccgccgcggcgctgctgctgctgctgctcgcgcccgccgcgcgcgccgacggcggcggcggcgggtgcggggCCGACGGCGCGGGTGCGCCGGGCGACCGAGCGCGGGCCAGGGCGCTCAAGATCGCGGCGTTCTTCTCCATCCTCGTGTGCGGCGCGCTGGGGTGCTGCCTGCCCGTGCTGGGCCGCCGCGTGCCGGCGCTGCGGGCCGACGGCGACGTGTTCTTCCTCGTCAAGGCGTTCGCCGCGGGGGTCATCCTCGCCACGGGGTTCATCCACATCCTCCCCGACGCCTTCGAGAAGCTCACCTCCGAGTGCCTCCCCGCGGGGGGGCCGTGGAAGGACTTCCCATTCGCGGGGTTCGGCGCCATGGTCGGCGCCATCGGCACGCTCGTCGTCGACACCGTCGCCACGGGCTACTTCACGCGCCTCCACTTCAAggacagcgccaccgccgccgccgccgccgtcggggacgaggagaagcagcagcagcagcagcaggcgacggccgcggcgccgcacGCCGGAGGGAGCGACGATCGCGAGGGCCACGTGCACATGCACACGCACGCGACGCACGGCCACGCGCACGGCTCCACGGCGCTCGTggccgccgtcggcggcggcgagggcgacaAGGAGCACGCGCTGCGCCACCGTGTCATCGCCCAG GTGTTGGAGCTTGGGATCGTGGTGCACTCGGTGATCATCGGCATCTCCCTCGGCGCATCGGAGGAACCGAGCACCATCAAACCCCTGGTGGTCGCCTTGAGCTTCCACCAAATGTTCGAGGGAATGGGCCTCGGTGGCTGCATCGTTCAG GCGAAGTTCAAGCTCCGGTCAATCGTGACCATGGTTCTCTTCTTCTGCCTGACGACGCCGGTGGGCATCCTCGTCGGCATTGGGATCTCGTCGGTCTACAACGAGAACAGCCCGACGGCGCTCATCGTGGAGGGCATCCTCAATTCGGTCGCGGCGGGGATCCTGGTCTACATGGCGCTCGTCGACCTCCTCGCCGAGGACTTCATGAACCCCAAGGTGCAAAGCAGGGGCAAGCTCCAGCTCGGCATCAACGTGTCCATGCTCGTCGGCGCCGGGCTCATGTCCATGCTGGCCAAGTGGGCCTAG